A single Pedobacter sp. PACM 27299 DNA region contains:
- a CDS encoding nuclear transport factor 2 family protein has product MLTPSKLNPILFFIALLAISFTCSSQTKQDSLAIKIAVLDYIESQHSPNAAQMERALHPRMVKRTFWKDKETGKDYLRETNAESMTLLAESYNKKKDKFPEVPKKEVRFLDVSDKTASMKLIADEWIDYLHLAKLNGSWKIVNVLWQYHDSDRHK; this is encoded by the coding sequence ATGTTAACGCCATCCAAACTCAATCCAATCCTATTTTTTATCGCGCTATTAGCCATAAGTTTTACCTGTTCTAGTCAGACTAAGCAAGATAGCCTAGCGATAAAAATCGCTGTTCTAGATTATATTGAGTCGCAGCATAGCCCTAATGCAGCACAAATGGAACGTGCACTGCATCCCAGAATGGTCAAGCGTACTTTTTGGAAAGATAAGGAGACCGGGAAAGATTACCTAAGGGAAACCAATGCTGAATCCATGACACTCTTAGCCGAAAGCTATAACAAGAAAAAAGATAAATTCCCTGAAGTACCTAAAAAGGAAGTCCGGTTTCTTGACGTTTCCGACAAAACAGCCTCAATGAAACTCATCGCAGATGAATGGATTGACTACCTGCATCTCGCGAAACTGAATGGTTCATGGAAAATAGTGAATGTGCTTTGGCAATATCATGACAGTGACCGACATAAATAA
- a CDS encoding helix-turn-helix domain-containing protein has product MNDISYNSSYSDAAIIKEIGHFIKTKRINQNLTQDEVANRAAISRSTLSLAERGENINFMSLLKILRVLDALYVFDQFRITPQISPLQLAKEDEKMRKRVSRKNSQPNKGDIGW; this is encoded by the coding sequence ATGAATGATATATCATACAACTCCAGCTATAGCGATGCTGCTATAATTAAAGAGATCGGGCATTTCATTAAGACCAAGCGGATAAATCAAAATCTTACACAGGATGAAGTAGCCAACAGGGCAGCGATCAGCCGCTCCACCCTTAGTCTGGCAGAGCGTGGCGAAAATATCAACTTTATGAGTTTACTAAAGATCTTACGTGTATTGGATGCACTCTATGTCTTTGATCAGTTTAGAATCACCCCGCAGATCAGTCCTTTACAATTGGCAAAGGAAGATGAAAAGATGCGAAAAAGAGTTTCCAGGAAAAATTCTCAACCCAATAAAGGAGATATAGGATGGTAA
- a CDS encoding type II toxin-antitoxin system HipA family toxin gives MVRTAFVKLWGKRIGAVAWDENQELGYFEYEKKFMAGNLDISPLRMPLSTRVYSFPELRNTATFKGLPGLLADALPDKYGNELINIWLARNGRPENSLNPVELLCFIGNRGMGALEFEPTTLPKKDHASTLELSSLITMTMKLLESRENFEAHTDHAMQDVLLDVLKMGTSAGGARPKAIIAYNEATGMIRSGQTSQDKGFEHWLIKFDGVKDTQFGATYGYGRVEMAYYKMATDAGIDMMESRLIEEEGRAHFMTKRFDRRNGSQKLHVQTFCAIQHYDFNQISSYSYEQLFQTMRQLRLSYAEAEQMYRRMVFNVFARNCDDHTKNFAFLMEPDGQWKLAPAYDVCHAYRPESDWVSQHNLSINDKRKDFTKDDLLIIAKQNSIRNPEGILAEVLDTVNKWPEYAQAYKVEEPLARAIDRTLIRTI, from the coding sequence ATGGTAAGGACGGCTTTTGTAAAATTATGGGGAAAGAGAATCGGCGCAGTAGCCTGGGATGAAAATCAGGAGCTTGGCTATTTTGAATATGAAAAAAAATTTATGGCGGGCAATTTGGATATCTCCCCATTAAGAATGCCCTTATCAACGCGTGTCTATTCTTTTCCAGAACTGCGCAATACTGCTACCTTTAAAGGCCTCCCAGGGCTTTTAGCAGATGCACTGCCGGACAAATATGGGAATGAGCTGATCAATATCTGGCTGGCCAGAAATGGACGACCAGAAAACTCCCTCAACCCTGTAGAGCTGTTATGTTTCATCGGTAACCGAGGTATGGGTGCCTTAGAGTTTGAACCAACTACCCTTCCCAAGAAGGATCATGCGAGTACCCTGGAACTTTCCAGTTTGATCACTATGACGATGAAATTATTGGAAAGCAGAGAGAATTTTGAGGCTCATACAGACCATGCCATGCAGGATGTATTGCTGGATGTATTAAAAATGGGTACTTCGGCCGGCGGTGCCCGCCCAAAAGCGATCATTGCCTATAATGAAGCCACTGGGATGATCCGTTCAGGACAAACTTCTCAGGATAAAGGTTTTGAACATTGGCTGATTAAATTTGATGGTGTGAAAGATACACAGTTCGGAGCAACTTACGGGTATGGTCGAGTAGAAATGGCTTATTACAAAATGGCAACTGACGCTGGTATCGACATGATGGAGAGCCGCCTCATTGAAGAAGAAGGAAGAGCTCATTTTATGACCAAAAGGTTTGACCGCAGGAATGGCAGCCAAAAGCTTCATGTACAAACTTTTTGCGCTATACAGCATTACGATTTTAACCAAATTTCAAGTTATAGCTACGAGCAATTGTTCCAAACCATGCGCCAGCTAAGGCTAAGTTATGCTGAAGCGGAGCAGATGTACCGAAGGATGGTATTTAACGTCTTTGCGCGAAATTGTGATGACCACACCAAGAATTTTGCTTTTTTGATGGAACCTGATGGTCAATGGAAACTTGCCCCCGCCTATGATGTATGTCATGCTTACCGACCTGAGAGCGATTGGGTCAGTCAGCACAACCTAAGTATAAACGATAAACGGAAAGACTTTACAAAAGATGATTTGTTAATCATCGCCAAGCAGAATTCAATCAGAAATCCAGAAGGAATTCTCGCTGAAGTATTGGATACGGTAAACAAATGGCCGGAATATGCCCAGGCCTATAAAGTAGAAGAGCCGCTGGCAAGAGCAATTGACCGCACACTCATCAGAACAATATAG
- a CDS encoding GDSL-type esterase/lipase family protein, translating into MMKPIFNYTCLLLLCVLTSFSAKKEHQINIVFIGDSITEGGALADPKTEAAPLHVAKLLRQRKDISAVNISNKGFSGHTTVDFLPKNNIDFPKVLQAADTFAKDKTALLLFSIMLGTNDSAMFGPNGAPVQAAQYKDNLNGLINALMEKYPNAKFVLQYPLWYSPNTHNNAGYMQEGLDRLKSYFTQIETLHAAYKISQPNKVYLGDKGVFSFFQQQHKKLFKPEDGKHGLFYLHPNAEGSKALAEFWVKGIIKATK; encoded by the coding sequence ATGATGAAACCTATCTTTAATTATACCTGTTTGCTTTTGCTATGCGTTTTGACTTCTTTTTCAGCAAAAAAAGAGCATCAAATCAATATTGTTTTTATCGGTGATAGCATTACAGAAGGCGGTGCTTTAGCAGATCCTAAAACCGAAGCTGCACCGCTCCATGTCGCAAAGTTATTGAGACAACGTAAAGACATTAGCGCTGTGAATATTAGTAATAAAGGTTTTAGTGGGCATACCACGGTAGATTTTTTGCCAAAGAATAATATTGATTTCCCAAAAGTCCTGCAGGCAGCCGATACCTTTGCAAAAGATAAAACAGCGCTTTTATTGTTCTCTATTATGCTGGGCACAAATGATAGCGCCATGTTCGGACCAAACGGGGCCCCTGTCCAGGCCGCTCAATACAAGGATAATTTGAATGGGCTGATCAATGCCTTGATGGAGAAATACCCCAATGCTAAATTTGTCCTGCAATATCCGCTTTGGTATAGCCCAAATACACACAATAATGCAGGATATATGCAGGAAGGGCTTGATCGCTTAAAGAGTTACTTTACGCAAATAGAAACTTTACATGCAGCGTATAAAATTAGCCAGCCAAATAAGGTTTATCTAGGCGATAAAGGTGTTTTTAGTTTTTTTCAGCAGCAGCATAAAAAACTGTTTAAACCTGAAGATGGCAAGCATGGCCTATTTTATTTGCATCCCAATGCTGAAGGTTCTAAAGCTTTAGCTGAGTTTTGGGTAAAAGGGATTATAAAAGCAACAAAATGA
- a CDS encoding DUF2199 domain-containing protein produces MNALTTFTCQSCGKEHYEWPALAFPCPSSYAELSEEEKQYGQTELNEDFCVIDRPDQTDFFIRVTLTQKVIGNCNGLDYGVWVSLSETSFLDYSENFNNENHEVVYFGWLSNFLPDYEFSGSIPMNVETRKGDQRPDVIPHQDTSHPFVQDYFSGIPLKEAECRIAALFA; encoded by the coding sequence ATGAATGCTTTAACTACTTTTACTTGCCAATCATGCGGCAAAGAACATTACGAATGGCCTGCTTTGGCTTTCCCATGTCCCTCCAGCTATGCTGAACTCAGCGAGGAAGAAAAACAATACGGACAAACTGAACTCAATGAGGATTTTTGCGTGATTGACCGCCCAGATCAGACTGATTTTTTTATAAGAGTCACCTTGACTCAAAAAGTAATAGGGAACTGTAATGGATTGGATTACGGCGTATGGGTTTCACTCAGTGAAACCAGTTTTCTGGATTACAGTGAGAATTTTAATAATGAAAATCATGAGGTAGTTTACTTTGGATGGCTGTCAAATTTTCTTCCTGACTATGAATTTAGTGGTTCAATTCCGATGAATGTTGAAACGAGAAAAGGGGATCAACGTCCAGACGTTATTCCTCATCAGGATACCAGCCATCCATTCGTTCAGGACTATTTTTCGGGGATTCCATTGAAAGAAGCTGAGTGCAGGATTGCGGCATTGTTTGCATAA